Proteins found in one Quercus robur chromosome 2, dhQueRobu3.1, whole genome shotgun sequence genomic segment:
- the LOC126695432 gene encoding uncharacterized protein LOC126695432 produces the protein MLLTILSAWLFVEKRRLVEVFPEKERKPWDLWELRILVLISLTLQISQIVLGSRRKYNPSTLLRLSLWSAYLTADWVATVALGVLSNNQRPSCTCDIDSISNTTNPINDELSAFWAPFLLLHLGGPDTITAYALADNELWIRHLLGLAVQMIVAIYITVTAWSRTWLSFLTIPMLFAGGIKYIERTLSLRSANREQFLDSLLNPPDPGPNYAKFMEEFCLKKAEGFSVLAIEVIDAADQPDAAGSGNNNGNTSKRILPDAYGFFNTFRRLFVDLILSFHDRDKSRYYFQNQNLISKTAFEVVEIELGFAYEVFYTKAPIMYTIWGCIFRFITSTCTIIVFVLFLIIEKHNHPWDDLIITYILLVGAIILEFYAVILLLSSDWTQLWLSEDGWYKSRSKISTELKDFIFQHFLKKSKDAKSAKTAKDTSSLCSARGNLVFEEYERSSSFNWTTEVEFDHSILIWHIATDICYHSNGGKKLAAKNLRCKGSKNLSDYMLYLLVMCPFLLPIGIGMIRKWVKRKIGSLFGSL, from the exons ATGCTTCTTACAA TATTGAGCGCTTGGCTTTTTGTGGAGAAGAGGAGGCTCGTCGAGGTGTTcccagaaaaggaaaggaaaccaTGGGACCTTTGGGAGCTACGAATATTGGTCCTGATCAGCCTCACCTTGCAAATATCTCAAATCGTTCTAGGCAGTCGAAGAAAGTATAATCCAAGCACTTTGCTCAGATTGTCTCTCTGGTCTGCATATCTAACTGCAGACTGGGTGGCAACTGTTGCACTAGGTGTCCTCTCCAATAACCAAAGACCTTCCTGCACTTGTGATATTGATAGCATTAGCAATACTACTAATCCTATCAATGATGAGCTCAGTGCATTTTGGGCACCATTTCTGCTGTTGCACCTTGGCGGACCAGACACAATTACTGCTTATGCTTTAGCAGACAATGAGTTGTGGATAAGGCATTTGCTTGGACTTGCTGTCCAAATGATCGTGGCAATTTATATCACTGTCACGGCCTGGAGTCGAACTTGGCTCTCATTCCTGACCATTCCCATGCTTTTTGCTGGGGGAATAAAGTACATCGAAAGGACATTATCCCTGAGGTCTGCAAATCGTGAGCAGTTTCTTGATTCATTGCTCAATCCTCCTGATCCTGGCCCCAATTATGCCAAATTCATGGAGGAATTCTGTTTGAAAAAAGCCGAGGGGTTTAGTGTGTTGGCTATTGAAGTGATTGATGCTGCTGACCAGCCCGATGCTGCTGGCAGTGGCAATAACAATGGGAACACTAGTAAACGGATATTGCCTGATGCGTACGGCTTCTTCAACACTTTTAGGCGGCTCTTTGTAGATCTTATTCTTAGCTTCCATGACCGAGATAAAAGCCGGTACTACTTCCAGAACCAGAATCTCATTTCGAAAACTGCTTTTGAGGTAGTTGAAATCGAACTTGGATTTGCATATGAGGTTTTTTATACCAAGGCACCTATAATGTACACTATTTGGGGATGCATTTTCCGCTTCATCACTTCGACTTGCACTATTATAGTGTTTGTGCTCTTCCTAATTATTGAGAAGCACAATCACCCGTGGGATGATCTCATCATTACTTACATATTACTTGTGGGAGCTATTATTCTAGAATTCTATGCTGTCATTTTGCTACTTTCCTCCGATTGGACACAGCTATGGTTGAGTGAGGATGG CTGGTATAAATCCCGTAGCAAAATCTCTACCGAATTGAAAGATTTTATCTTCCAGCATTTTCTGAAGAAGTCAAAGGACGCCAAAAGCGCAAAGACAGCAAAGGACACCTCATCTTTATGTAGTGCTAGAGGCAATCTTGTTTTTGAAGAATATGAACGTTCTTCCTCATTCAATTGGACCACCGAGGTAGAGTTCGACCATAGCATTCTTATCTGGCACATTGCTACAGATATCTGCTATCACTCAAATGGTGGTAAAAAATTGGCTGCCAAAAATTTAAGGTGTAAAGGGAGCAAGAACCTGTCAGACTACATGTTGTATCTATTAGTCATGTGTCCTTTCCTGTTGCCAATTGGGATTGGGATGATCAG GAAATGGGTGAAGAGAAAAATTGGGAGCTTGTTTGGGAGTTTGTGA
- the LOC126712587 gene encoding putative disease resistance RPP13-like protein 3, giving the protein MADSVVSLLLETLNQLLDQDADLLLEVEDELRSFHAELGLASGFIRNSVGQGNAGEVEVMAKRISEVANGVEDDIDKLAVRIAKQRMRSEFRKCIYGFDHRNKLGDVSKIINSSKKEVKQIYSERGSSAQASSNSFLTIDRKIEEVDLPCFPEKMDILLKQLLNEEQGREVISIVGDAGIGKTFLAKKIYNNISVQGQFKYRAWVHASRYCKAGELLLGILESLDQPIITGKRQDMTVEKLQEKLSECLAKNRYLIVVDDLRNMEEGWYEIIKKTFHVETNGSKILFTRRPEPETSLGSVTIPHSYSLERLDKAGKWKVLRERVFPSTKKSESAEASHADLESLGEQMAEKCEGLPLSLAILGRLLEMQGKSVEAWSRLANCFGVSSGEGSKNNNDGQEHHDSDILPSSPMEENLGSNTHHPEHSIHLHLLLSFVYEHLPDHLSLCLLYFGMFPEGAEIPTKQLIQLWMAEGFIRQKGSRRMEDIGLQYLEELIGLNLIQATARRSTDGGVKTCQIHDLILKFCISKGREMKFLEVPDNSSDAPEKTGEKTRRVAIHGTFSLPKDVFSKLHNCKGVRSFHFSVPGDNVRLPTFKWNSLYESFKLLRVLNLGMVEVSEIPKEVGRLIHLRYLRIRAPGIRHVPSSICNLLNLQTLDMRESSLSNLPDGIWKLQQLRHLNLFHLRSLPEHWGTDEKSLENLQTLSCLRPQKGMKHLMVRAKFPNINKLKLASQNPDETADFLESLDHLYHLQSLKIESPSKLPDPSAFPLTLTKITLQDTTLGDSCMKRLGKLPNLRLLKLRKNSVSMKEINFNAGGFPQLQILQMVELEITKWTQGGEAMVNLRHLVIKKCVQLTDFPNSLSSLRILEVILPTANLRKALQDYRRKTKSGLEMIINPPLDMYDESTMINPPQDESNASTKINPPQDVSDASTMINPPQNVSDASTTINPPQDVSDASTTINPPQDVSNAST; this is encoded by the coding sequence ATGGCTGACAGTGTTGTTTCTTTGCTCCTGGAGACTCTGAACCAGCTGCTAGACCAAGATGCTGATCTGCTTCTTGAAGTGGAGGATGAGCTAAGATCATTCCATGCGGAGCTTGGATTGGCAAGTGGCTTTATTAGAAACTCTGTGGGTCAAGGGAATGCAGGAGAGGTGGAAGTAATGGCAAAGCGAATCAGCGAGGTTGCTAATGGGGTTGAGGATGACATCGACAAGTTGGCGGTCAGGATCGCAAAGCAAAGGATGAGAAGCGAGTTCAGGAAGTGCATTTATGGCTTTGACCACAGGAACAAGCTTGGAGATGTCTCAAAAATTATTAACAGCAGCAAGAAGGAGGTCAAACAGATATACAGTGAAAGAGGAAGCAGCGCCCAAGCTAGCAGcaattcatttttaacaattGACAGGAAGATCGAGGAAGTTGATCTCCCATGCTTTCCTGAAAAAATGGATATCTTGTTGAAGCAGCTATTAAACGAGGAGCAGGGTCGTGAGGTTATTTCAATTGTTGGAGATGCTGGCATCGGTAAGACTTTCCTTGCCAAGAAAATCTACAACAACATTTCTGTTCAGGGACAATTCAAATACCGTGCTTGGGTCCACGCATCTCGGTATTGCAAAGCTGGAGAGTTGTTGCTTGGAATTTTAGAGTCTCTTGATCAGCCGATCATTACTGGAAAGAGGCAAGATATGACAGTGGAAAAGCTCCAAGAAAAGCTATCCGAGTGCTTAGCAAAAAACCGGTATCTAATAGTCGTTGATGATCTACGGAATATGGAAGAAGGATGGTACGAGATcataaaaaaaacctttcatGTTGAAACAAACGGAAGTAAAATCTTGTTCACTCGTCGGCCTGAGCCTGAAACTTCGCTTGGAAGTGTAACCATCCCCCATTCCTATTCGCTTGAGCGGCTTGATAAGGCAGGGAAGTGGAAAGTCCTACGTGAGAGAGTGTTtccatcaacaaaaaaaagtgagagTGCAGAAGCCAGTCACGCAGATTTGGAATCACTGGGAGAACAGATGGCAGAAAAATGCGAGGGGCTACCACTCTCGCTAGCGATTTTAGGCCGATTGTTGGAGATGCAGGGGAAAAGTGTTGAAGCCTGGTCCAGATTAGCTAATTGTTTTGGTGTATCCTCTGGTGAAGGAAGCAAGAATAACAATGATGGTCAAGAGCATCATGACTCAGACATATTGCCTAGTTCCCCCATGGAGGAGAATTTGGGTTCCAATACTCATCACCCAGAGCACAGTATACATCTGCACCTGCTTCTAAGCTTTGTTTATGAACATTTACCCGATCACTTGAGCCTCTGCCTACTCTATTTTGGTATGTTCCCAGAAGGGGCTGAAATCCCAACAAAGCAACTGATCCAATTGTGGATGGCCGAAGGATTTATTCGGCAAAAGGGTAGTAGAAGAATGGAGGACATTGGACTACAGTACTTGGAGGAGCTTATTGGTCTCAACTTGATCCAGGCGACTGCAAGGAGGAGTACCGATGGTGGAGTGAAGACGTGCCAAATCCATGATCTTATCTTGAAGTTTTGCATTTCCAAGGGTAGAGAAATGAAGTTTCTTGAAGTCCCAGATAATTCAAGTGATGCTCCTGAAAAGACTGGGGAAAAGACTCGAAGAGTAGCCATTCATGGTACTTTTTCTTTGCCGAAGGATGTTTTCTCTAAACTCCACAACTGTAAAGGTGTCCGTTCTTTCCATTTTTCTGTCCCAGGTGATAATGTTAGGCTTCCTACATTTAAGTGGAATTCACTTTATGAAAGCTTCAAGTTGCTCAGGGTGTTGAACCTTGGGATGGTAGAAGTCTCGGAAATTCCCAAGGAGGTTGGAAGGCTAATTCATTTGAGGTACTTGAGGATAAGAGCTCCGGGCATCAGGCATGTGCCTTCCTCTATATGCAATCTCCTAAATCTTCAGACACTGGACATGAGAGAGTCTAGTTTGAGCAACTTGCCAGATGGAATTTGGAAGCTGCAGCAACTACGACATCTCAACTTGTTTCATCTCCGTAGCCTACCTGAGCATTGGGGAACTGATGAGAAATCTCTTGAGAACCTCCAAACCTTGTCTTGCTTGCGTCCCCAAAAAGGAATGAAGCACCTCATGGTCAGGGCCAAGTTCCCtaatattaacaaattaaaactAGCTAGCCAAAACCCTGATGAAACAGCTGATTTCCTTGAAAGCCTTGACCATCTATACCACCTTCAATCCCTCAAAATTGAGTCACCTTCTAAACTTCCTGATCCAAGTGCATTTCCATTGACACTCACCAAAATAACTCTACAGGATACAACTCTTGGGGACAGTTGCATGAAAAGGCTAGGGAAGCTGCCTAATCTTCGCCTACTCAAACTACGAAAAAATTCTGTTTCTATGAAGGAGATTAATTTCAATGCAGGCGGGTTTCCTCAACTCCAAATCCTCCAAATGGTGGAACTGGAAATAACTAAATGGACACAAGGAGGAGAAGCAATGGTGAATCTGCGGCATCTGgtgataaaaaaatgtgttcaATTAACAGATTTTCCAAATAGCTTGTCTAGTCTGCGAATACTAGAGGTGATTTTGCCCACTGCAAATCTAAGAAAGGCCCTTCAAGATTATAGGCGTAAGACTAAGAGTGGTCTTGAGATGATAATTAACCCTCCCCTGGACATGTATGATGAATCAACAATGATCAATCCTCCCCAGGACGAGTCTAATGCATCAACAAAGATCAATCCGCCCCAGGACGTGTCTGATGCATCAACAATGATCAATCCTCCCCAAAACGTGTCTGATGCATCAACAACAATCAATCCTCCCCAGGATGTGTCCGATGCATCAACAACGATCAATCCTCCCCAGGACGTGTCTAATGCATCAACTTAA